From Macaca mulatta isolate MMU2019108-1 chromosome 1, T2T-MMU8v2.0, whole genome shotgun sequence, the proteins below share one genomic window:
- the CTNNBIP1 gene encoding beta-catenin-interacting protein 1 isoform X7, translating to MNREGAPGKSPEEMYIQQKVRVLLMLRKMGSNLTASEEEFLRTYAGVVNSQLSQLPPHSIDQGKETGIWEQ from the exons ATGAACCGCGAGGGAGCTCCCGGGAAGAGTCCGGAGGAGATGTACATTCAGCAGAAGGTCCGAGTGCTGCTCATGCTGCGGAAGATGGGATCAAAC CTGACAGCCAGCGAGGAGGAGTTCCTGCGCACCTATGCAGGGGTGGTCAACAGCCAGCTCAGCCAGCTGCCTCCGCACTCCATTGACCAGG GCAAGGAAACTGGGATTTGGGAGCAGTGA